A stretch of candidate division KSB1 bacterium DNA encodes these proteins:
- the fabF gene encoding beta-ketoacyl-ACP synthase II: protein MDRRRVVITGIGAITPIGHGKDGLWKGASEGVSGARVISRFDTSQIRNKVAGEIIDFNPLDFFDKKLVKRMDRFSQFALAAGNMAVEDAKLVYDQKQPNSRVGVTLGTALGGVAGAEKQHKAFLEKGIRAVDPSLALTVFGGAGSSNIAIQYGFTGPSNANSNSCSSGTIGIGEGFRYIRDGYADAMITGGAEAPLFELSFSAFSIIRAMSTNPDPDSASRPFDKNRDGFVMGEGAAVLVLEELSNAVKRGANIYCEVLGFSCNNDGYHMVAPRPDGLCAIKAMKNSLQEANINIDSVGYINAHGSSTALNDKTETYAIKQVFGDRAYKIPISATKSMHTHSLGAAGAIEAAISAMIFTHNFIPPTIHLENIDHDCDLDYVANRGREATVDYILTNSFGFGGINSALVFGRYIQ, encoded by the coding sequence ATGGATCGTAGACGAGTCGTTATAACAGGCATCGGCGCTATTACTCCAATAGGTCATGGCAAGGATGGCTTGTGGAAAGGCGCTAGTGAAGGAGTATCGGGCGCACGGGTTATTTCAAGATTTGATACTTCGCAAATCCGCAATAAAGTGGCAGGTGAAATTATTGACTTTAATCCTTTAGATTTTTTTGATAAAAAATTAGTGAAGCGAATGGATAGATTTTCCCAATTTGCCCTGGCAGCCGGCAATATGGCAGTCGAGGATGCTAAATTGGTTTATGATCAAAAGCAGCCCAATTCACGGGTTGGTGTAACCTTGGGAACAGCGTTGGGAGGAGTTGCCGGTGCAGAAAAGCAGCATAAGGCATTTTTAGAAAAAGGCATTCGCGCGGTAGATCCGAGTTTGGCTCTTACGGTTTTTGGTGGAGCAGGATCAAGTAATATTGCAATACAGTATGGATTCACCGGTCCAAGCAATGCAAATTCAAACAGCTGTTCATCTGGAACAATTGGAATTGGGGAAGGATTTCGGTATATTCGTGACGGCTATGCCGATGCAATGATAACAGGCGGAGCGGAAGCGCCGTTGTTTGAATTAAGTTTTAGCGCCTTTTCTATCATTCGTGCGATGTCTACCAACCCTGATCCCGATTCAGCTTCCAGGCCATTTGATAAAAACCGTGATGGCTTTGTAATGGGTGAGGGGGCTGCAGTTCTTGTGTTGGAAGAATTATCGAATGCTGTTAAACGAGGGGCAAACATTTATTGCGAAGTGCTTGGCTTTTCCTGTAATAATGACGGCTATCATATGGTAGCTCCAAGACCCGACGGTCTGTGTGCAATAAAGGCCATGAAGAATTCATTGCAGGAAGCAAATATAAACATCGACTCCGTGGGCTATATCAATGCTCATGGCAGTTCCACTGCTTTGAATGACAAAACCGAAACTTATGCAATAAAACAGGTTTTTGGCGACAGGGCTTACAAAATTCCAATCAGCGCTACAAAATCGATGCACACCCATTCATTGGGTGCGGCCGGCGCTATCGAAGCAGCCATTAGCGCAATGATCTTTACCCACAACTTTATCCCTCCAACGATCCACCTTGAAAATATTGACCATGATTGTGATCTGGATTATGTTGCAAATAGAGGGCGAGAAGCCACGGTAGATTATATCTTGACCAATTCTTTCGGATTTGGCGGAATTAATTCTGCATTGGTTTTTGGTCGCTACATTCAATAA
- a CDS encoding inorganic phosphate transporter → MEVETILLYLAIACGFYMAWSIGANDVANAMGTSVGSGALTIKRAVIIAAILEFAGAFLVGTNVSETIRKGIINPEVFQNAPLDLVFGMVGALLAAAIWLQVASYYGWPVSTTHSIVGAVLGFGAVIGGIHAVDWEQVGFIFSSWIVSPLLSGTIAFLIFTLLRRFIFYSVDPVRSAKRLTPYIVFFVFAILTLTMVFKGLKNLKLDLDFLDAISIAIGVGILAAFVSFFLVKRIPDHQSEDRITIRQPLVVNKNVEKAIQHLSKVSENATGIIKDQAEQMLIDLKGIHKEVEMGTKVEQGSSEFKTVERIFAFLQILSASFVAFAHGANDVANAVGPLAAVIATLKSGVVDLESTVPVWVLGLGGVGIVFGLATWGWRVMATIGKKITELTPTRGFAAEFAAATTIVLASKLGLPISTTHTLVGAVIGVGLARGIGALNLQVVVTIIISWIITIPIGAIGAIFFYYIFKAIFG, encoded by the coding sequence ATGGAAGTTGAAACAATATTACTTTATCTCGCTATTGCTTGTGGATTTTATATGGCATGGAGTATAGGGGCAAATGATGTTGCAAATGCTATGGGCACATCAGTAGGATCTGGCGCATTAACTATTAAAAGAGCTGTCATCATTGCAGCTATTCTGGAATTCGCCGGGGCTTTCTTAGTAGGTACGAATGTATCAGAAACGATTAGAAAGGGAATTATTAACCCGGAGGTTTTCCAAAATGCTCCTTTAGACCTGGTTTTCGGCATGGTTGGCGCTCTGTTAGCAGCAGCTATTTGGCTGCAAGTGGCCTCTTATTATGGCTGGCCTGTCTCAACAACACATTCCATTGTAGGGGCCGTCCTGGGTTTTGGAGCTGTGATAGGAGGTATACATGCCGTTGATTGGGAACAAGTTGGATTTATCTTTTCCAGTTGGATCGTTTCTCCCCTGCTTAGCGGCACAATCGCTTTTTTAATTTTTACATTGCTGCGGAGATTTATCTTTTACAGTGTCGATCCCGTAAGATCTGCCAAACGCTTGACGCCTTATATTGTGTTTTTTGTTTTTGCAATACTCACTTTGACGATGGTTTTCAAGGGACTTAAAAATTTGAAACTAGATCTGGACTTTTTAGATGCAATATCAATAGCAATTGGTGTTGGCATATTAGCGGCTTTTGTAAGTTTTTTCCTGGTAAAGCGAATTCCTGATCATCAATCGGAAGATAGAATAACAATAAGACAGCCATTAGTAGTTAACAAAAATGTAGAAAAGGCCATTCAACATCTCTCCAAGGTTTCGGAAAATGCAACAGGAATAATCAAAGACCAAGCAGAACAAATGCTAATTGACCTTAAAGGCATTCATAAAGAAGTTGAAATGGGCACCAAGGTTGAACAAGGATCCAGCGAATTTAAAACAGTGGAACGGATTTTTGCTTTTCTTCAAATACTCAGTGCATCATTCGTGGCCTTTGCGCATGGCGCAAATGATGTTGCAAATGCTGTAGGACCGCTTGCAGCTGTTATAGCAACCCTCAAGTCCGGTGTTGTGGATTTGGAATCTACAGTGCCCGTTTGGGTTTTAGGTTTGGGTGGCGTTGGCATTGTTTTCGGTTTAGCGACCTGGGGCTGGCGTGTGATGGCTACCATTGGTAAAAAGATCACCGAATTAACGCCTACCCGAGGATTTGCTGCGGAGTTTGCTGCGGCAACAACTATTGTCCTAGCTTCTAAATTAGGCCTCCCAATCAGCACAACGCATACGCTTGTAGGCGCTGTTATCGGTGTCGGGCTGGCCCGCGGCATTGGGGCTTTAAATTTACAAGTGGTGGTCACTATTATTATATCCTGGATTATTACAATTCCTATAGGAGCCATAGGTGCAATATTTTTTTATTATATCTTTAAAGCAATTTTTGGATAA
- a CDS encoding FAD-dependent monooxygenase, protein MQSNEFHVIVVGGGPAGSTCAALLSKAGLEVLLIDKAKFPRQKICGDCINPAAWHIFDLLGISDEIKARTPNFIEWIRVHNKNGEIVQVHLKKNITPFFAMCRSELDDILLNHAKKLGVIVLDETRVVDLIYDRKWNIFISGIKNKNNKKVNAKILVGADGRNSFVARKLSKQSQKNKSFNNGKSLDRVGIQWLLNSRGFENNCVDLFFYDLGYFGIVGLGQNLINLAMVTTPGIARLVSKNPLKFLSKTIKSNNPFNQIFGEVSKFENSLTAFPINPRQRQTEFQFSCLIGDARKTVEPFTGQGIYFALQDGVIAAKRILEHFGNKTDTLEFSKINRFWVNHVFSPILRNSGVTNKLISFGSGNLILTKLAAKSVFNKMIL, encoded by the coding sequence ATGCAATCCAATGAATTTCATGTCATAGTGGTAGGTGGCGGACCCGCCGGTTCAACTTGTGCTGCGTTATTAAGCAAAGCCGGTTTAGAAGTTTTACTCATTGACAAAGCGAAATTTCCTCGACAAAAAATTTGCGGAGATTGTATTAATCCGGCAGCCTGGCACATTTTCGATTTGCTGGGGATTAGTGATGAGATCAAAGCCCGAACTCCAAATTTCATAGAATGGATTCGTGTTCATAACAAGAATGGCGAAATTGTGCAAGTTCATCTTAAAAAAAATATCACACCCTTTTTTGCAATGTGCAGGAGTGAATTGGATGATATTTTGCTAAATCATGCGAAAAAATTGGGTGTGATTGTCCTGGATGAAACTCGAGTAGTGGATCTGATTTACGACAGAAAGTGGAATATTTTTATTTCCGGGATAAAAAATAAGAATAATAAAAAAGTTAATGCCAAAATATTAGTCGGCGCCGACGGCAGAAATTCTTTTGTAGCAAGAAAACTAAGCAAGCAATCTCAAAAGAATAAATCGTTCAATAATGGCAAAAGCTTAGATCGTGTTGGCATTCAATGGTTATTGAACAGTCGTGGGTTCGAAAATAATTGTGTTGATTTATTTTTTTATGATTTAGGATATTTTGGCATAGTAGGATTAGGCCAAAATTTAATAAACCTTGCGATGGTAACAACTCCGGGAATTGCAAGGCTTGTTTCTAAGAATCCATTAAAATTCCTGTCAAAAACAATTAAATCCAATAATCCATTCAATCAAATTTTTGGGGAAGTCTCTAAATTTGAGAATTCGCTTACGGCATTTCCAATTAATCCAAGACAACGTCAAACTGAATTTCAGTTTAGCTGTTTAATTGGAGATGCAAGAAAAACTGTGGAGCCGTTTACAGGGCAAGGAATTTACTTCGCTCTTCAAGACGGAGTGATTGCTGCAAAGAGGATTTTGGAACATTTTGGCAATAAAACCGATACCTTGGAATTTTCCAAAATAAATCGATTTTGGGTCAATCATGTATTTTCACCCATCTTAAGAAATTCAGGGGTTACGAATAAACTCATTTCATTTGGATCCGGAAATTTAATACTCACGAAACTGGCTGCAAAAAGTGTGTTTAATAAAATGATATTGTAA
- a CDS encoding aminopeptidase P family protein: protein MNRKYLILALVAFSLLSIVLESYGQEARRRWERMCEIRRQKFDLILPEVMRENGIDMWITMMKEGNPDPLYEDLGRGYTGSKGYYIFTDRGGDRIERIAIGISGYMLKECGVYDQVLGEVNLRKFVQDRNPKTIGINISDHIGAADGLSHSSYEFLKKELGETYASRLKSAEKLVSDFRSRRVASELVAFGEAGELTRQITETALSNEVITPGVTTLEDVAWWIQDQVLAKGLQTSFDMPSVYITGPKGIEAISNTRIIQRGDFMMTDWGLGYLNMYTDVKRVAYVLKEGEIAAPKNLTDAYTTALSIRDILRKNILPGKTAAATYKILNKKIEEAGFAIMKEFNKPSGGDAIDVIVGCHSVGNLGHGIGPSIAFFNPRRLQFEIKPNNLFSIEYFVYIPLPEWGGAKVRIPIEDDGVATTRGIEWLYPVAERILLIK, encoded by the coding sequence ATGAACCGAAAATATTTGATTTTGGCATTGGTTGCTTTCAGTTTGCTGAGTATAGTATTAGAAAGTTATGGCCAGGAAGCTCGCCGTCGATGGGAACGAATGTGCGAGATACGGCGGCAGAAATTCGACCTCATCCTGCCAGAAGTCATGCGCGAGAACGGTATAGATATGTGGATCACAATGATGAAGGAGGGCAACCCGGATCCACTATACGAAGACCTGGGTCGTGGCTATACAGGCTCAAAAGGTTACTATATTTTCACCGATCGGGGCGGTGATAGAATTGAGAGGATCGCGATCGGTATTTCAGGGTATATGCTCAAAGAATGTGGCGTTTATGACCAGGTACTGGGAGAGGTCAATCTTCGGAAATTTGTCCAGGATCGAAATCCGAAAACCATTGGCATCAATATTTCCGATCATATTGGCGCTGCCGACGGATTATCACACTCCAGTTATGAATTCCTGAAAAAAGAGCTCGGTGAGACCTATGCATCACGATTGAAATCAGCTGAAAAACTGGTATCGGATTTTCGTTCTCGTCGAGTTGCCTCGGAACTCGTTGCATTCGGTGAAGCAGGAGAGCTCACACGTCAGATCACCGAAACAGCATTGTCGAATGAGGTCATCACACCTGGTGTAACAACCTTGGAGGATGTGGCCTGGTGGATCCAGGATCAGGTTCTGGCTAAAGGCTTGCAAACCTCATTTGACATGCCCTCTGTCTATATAACTGGACCAAAGGGGATCGAAGCCATTTCCAATACACGAATTATCCAACGCGGCGATTTTATGATGACGGACTGGGGATTAGGGTATCTCAATATGTACACAGATGTCAAACGAGTGGCTTATGTCCTAAAGGAGGGGGAAATCGCTGCACCCAAGAACTTGACTGATGCTTACACCACAGCATTGAGCATCCGTGATATTTTGCGAAAGAATATATTGCCTGGAAAAACTGCTGCAGCTACCTACAAAATCTTGAACAAAAAGATCGAAGAGGCCGGCTTTGCCATCATGAAAGAATTCAACAAGCCTTCAGGAGGCGATGCTATAGATGTGATCGTCGGTTGTCATTCTGTCGGTAATCTCGGGCATGGCATCGGACCTTCCATCGCTTTCTTCAATCCGCGCCGGCTGCAATTTGAAATCAAACCCAATAATCTTTTTTCTATCGAGTATTTTGTTTATATTCCATTACCCGAGTGGGGTGGAGCAAAAGTTCGAATCCCTATCGAAGACGATGGGGTAGCCACTACCCGTGGGATAGAATGGTTATACCCGGTAGCTGAGCGAATTCTGCTCATAAAATAA
- a CDS encoding DUF885 family protein, producing MLKKLVITVLVSGVVLIVNVGLNAQPNLSPDNEMLASKAASAPETYDDLVDFFFAWREFHAPKMIDGVPDYSVKAMELRHRELADWQSRLADFDTTGWPIAHQIDWYLIWVEMNGLDFAHRVKKPWSRDPAFYVWYHPSPTDVPEREGPNAYGNIELPNYQWPLSDDDAAEISSRLRRALEVFKQARINLTGNARDLWVLGIRSIHDQSNDLATLAKFVTQTYPELAAVALEVREASNQFADWLAERASSKTGSSGVGKENYTWNLRNVHLLPYSWEEEVLLMQRELARSHTSLRLEENRNRDLPKLSLIDNAKDYDRLLNAAVTEYMEFLEEEEIVPMKGYMDAALRARIGSFSPSDGLRGFFSEIGYRDPIIMRTHQYHWIDLARMRDEPNKSRIRRTPLLYNIFDGRAEGMATGMEEMMMHAGFLDDKPRARELIWILLAQRAARGLGGLYQHGLEMNHDEATKFASKWTPWGLLPAQGSTIQWEEQFYLRQPAYGTSYVIGKIEIEKLIAEYARQREGNFVFKEFMDDFNKAGVIPVSLVYWQLTGDKSMLNAAISK from the coding sequence ATGTTGAAAAAGCTTGTCATTACGGTGCTGGTAAGTGGGGTGGTCCTGATTGTAAATGTTGGACTAAATGCACAACCGAATTTGTCGCCGGATAATGAAATGTTGGCATCTAAAGCTGCATCAGCTCCGGAAACCTATGATGATCTTGTCGACTTCTTTTTTGCCTGGCGTGAATTCCATGCACCAAAAATGATCGATGGCGTTCCGGACTACTCTGTAAAAGCCATGGAACTTCGGCATCGTGAACTTGCTGATTGGCAGAGCCGCCTGGCCGACTTCGATACTACGGGATGGCCAATCGCCCACCAGATCGACTGGTACTTGATCTGGGTAGAAATGAACGGACTGGATTTTGCTCATCGGGTCAAGAAACCATGGTCGCGGGATCCGGCATTTTATGTCTGGTATCATCCATCTCCAACGGATGTTCCCGAGCGTGAGGGACCCAACGCATATGGAAATATTGAACTACCGAACTACCAGTGGCCGCTCTCCGACGACGATGCCGCGGAAATATCCAGCCGGTTGCGCCGGGCACTTGAGGTTTTTAAGCAAGCCAGGATCAACCTGACGGGTAATGCCCGTGATTTGTGGGTTCTCGGTATCCGAAGTATTCATGATCAAAGTAACGATCTCGCAACCCTGGCTAAATTTGTGACTCAAACATATCCGGAGCTTGCTGCTGTGGCGCTTGAGGTTCGTGAGGCATCGAACCAATTTGCAGACTGGCTGGCCGAGCGTGCGTCTTCGAAGACTGGATCATCAGGAGTAGGCAAAGAAAACTATACCTGGAATCTCAGAAACGTCCATCTTTTGCCATATTCCTGGGAGGAAGAAGTACTGCTCATGCAGCGTGAGCTGGCGCGATCCCATACATCGCTTCGACTGGAAGAAAATCGCAATCGTGATTTACCGAAGCTTTCTTTGATCGATAACGCTAAAGACTACGACCGGCTTCTGAACGCGGCGGTAACCGAATACATGGAATTCCTCGAGGAAGAAGAAATCGTACCGATGAAGGGTTATATGGATGCTGCCCTGCGTGCCCGCATCGGGAGTTTTTCGCCATCCGACGGTCTCCGTGGATTCTTCTCGGAGATTGGCTACCGGGATCCCATCATCATGCGTACACACCAATATCATTGGATCGACCTGGCTCGCATGCGCGATGAACCCAATAAAAGTCGGATTCGTCGTACGCCGCTGCTCTACAACATCTTTGACGGTCGCGCCGAAGGGATGGCCACAGGCATGGAAGAGATGATGATGCATGCTGGTTTTCTCGACGATAAACCTCGTGCCCGGGAGTTGATCTGGATCCTGCTGGCCCAGCGTGCTGCTCGGGGTCTTGGCGGCTTATACCAGCACGGCCTGGAAATGAACCACGATGAGGCCACCAAGTTCGCCTCAAAATGGACGCCCTGGGGTTTGCTGCCTGCACAGGGTAGTACGATACAGTGGGAGGAACAGTTCTACCTGCGACAGCCAGCATATGGCACAAGCTATGTAATCGGTAAAATCGAAATTGAAAAACTGATTGCTGAATATGCCCGTCAGCGTGAAGGCAATTTCGTTTTTAAGGAGTTTATGGATGACTTCAATAAAGCCGGCGTCATCCCGGTATCCCTGGTCTACTGGCAGTTGACTGGTGATAAGTCGATGTTGAATGCAGCGATTAGTAAGTAG
- a CDS encoding sigma-70 family RNA polymerase sigma factor — protein MQSDSSLRNPNEKSNKELPDEVLVVAAILGDFEAFNELVLRYRTAVVRFAQSIVGFTDAEDVAQDTLLLAFKALPSIENPDKFAAWLMTIARNRALRFIKRKKDKSAKHVEFDEMLLEHISELNQPLIDRKDSNEEIMMALAKLPEEYAMVMRMRYFDEMPLKRMTAFLNVPMHTIKWRIFRGKQLLRDQINLLREGEKKWIEKKN, from the coding sequence TTGCAAAGCGATTCATCGTTAAGGAACCCAAACGAAAAATCAAATAAGGAACTTCCCGATGAAGTTCTTGTTGTGGCAGCGATTCTTGGCGATTTTGAAGCCTTTAATGAGCTGGTGCTGCGTTATCGGACTGCAGTCGTTCGCTTTGCACAGTCAATTGTTGGGTTCACGGATGCCGAAGATGTTGCACAGGATACTTTACTACTCGCATTCAAGGCTTTGCCTTCTATCGAAAACCCCGATAAATTTGCGGCATGGCTTATGACTATTGCCCGTAACCGTGCTTTAAGATTCATCAAACGGAAGAAGGACAAATCAGCCAAACATGTGGAATTTGATGAAATGCTGCTTGAACACATAAGTGAACTGAACCAGCCACTGATTGACAGGAAAGACAGCAATGAGGAAATAATGATGGCCTTAGCAAAGCTACCCGAAGAATATGCAATGGTAATGCGAATGCGGTATTTCGACGAGATGCCTCTAAAAAGAATGACGGCTTTCCTTAACGTACCCATGCATACGATAAAATGGCGAATATTTCGCGGCAAACAGTTGCTGCGCGATCAAATTAATTTATTAAGAGAAGGAGAAAAGAAATGGATAGAGAAAAAGAACTGA
- a CDS encoding TIGR02206 family membrane protein — translation MNQTPTFTQFGSQHFVSAILIVLAMIFIPVIIRQANSKSVTQTTAVILASILLVFKVGEPIYRIAIGEAWQTQLPLQLCDIGAIAIALFLLRENSLLFKLGYFWGLGGGIQSILTPDLQVGFPHINFFFYFIPHGLSMVCVLYAIVVFKHRPSLKSVSQVFLITLLYAAIIYPVNILLDANYLFLMSKPHGTTLLTFLGPWPWYILSLMGVAFFVFFIYYSPYLVIDFIKRRKIEG, via the coding sequence TTGAACCAAACTCCGACATTTACTCAATTCGGTAGCCAGCATTTCGTTTCAGCTATTCTCATTGTTTTAGCAATGATTTTTATTCCCGTTATCATCAGACAAGCCAATTCCAAATCAGTAACTCAAACAACTGCCGTGATTTTGGCCTCAATTTTGTTGGTGTTTAAGGTTGGAGAACCGATTTACAGGATAGCCATCGGGGAAGCATGGCAAACTCAACTTCCTCTCCAGTTATGTGATATTGGCGCTATTGCCATCGCTCTTTTCCTGCTTCGTGAAAACAGTCTCTTGTTTAAACTTGGTTATTTCTGGGGATTGGGCGGCGGCATTCAGTCTATTCTGACTCCCGATTTACAGGTTGGATTTCCGCATATCAATTTTTTCTTTTACTTCATCCCTCATGGTCTAAGTATGGTCTGCGTTTTATACGCAATTGTTGTCTTTAAACATCGACCCTCTTTAAAATCTGTTAGCCAGGTCTTTTTGATCACTTTATTATATGCAGCAATCATATATCCTGTAAACATCCTTCTTGATGCTAATTATCTTTTTTTGATGAGTAAACCCCATGGCACGACGCTGCTTACTTTTCTCGGTCCATGGCCGTGGTATATATTAAGTTTGATGGGCGTGGCATTTTTTGTCTTTTTCATCTACTATAGTCCGTATTTAGTTATTGATTTCATAAAGAGAAGAAAAATCGAGGGGTAA
- a CDS encoding N-acetyltransferase: MNIQIRPMQPSDWSSVCSIFEQGIKTGLATFEVGVPSWEEWEKNHMQICRLVAEDNERIIGWAALTSVSHRDVYSGVAEESVYIAEEARSKGVGRILLQALIQESEKNGIWTLQAVIFPEHKASIVLHESCDFRIVGYREKIGKLDGKWRNTLLMERRSKISSLN; this comes from the coding sequence ATGAACATCCAGATACGCCCCATGCAACCATCAGACTGGTCTTCTGTTTGTTCTATTTTTGAACAAGGAATAAAAACAGGGCTGGCTACTTTTGAGGTTGGTGTACCATCCTGGGAAGAATGGGAAAAAAATCATATGCAGATCTGCCGGTTGGTCGCCGAAGACAATGAGAGGATTATCGGATGGGCTGCATTGACGTCGGTTTCTCACAGGGATGTATATTCCGGGGTAGCCGAAGAATCTGTTTACATTGCAGAAGAAGCCAGGAGTAAAGGAGTTGGCAGAATTTTATTGCAAGCGCTTATCCAAGAATCTGAAAAAAACGGTATCTGGACTCTCCAGGCTGTCATCTTTCCTGAACATAAAGCCAGCATCGTATTGCATGAGTCATGCGATTTCCGAATAGTGGGGTATCGAGAGAAAATTGGCAAACTGGATGGTAAGTGGAGAAATACCCTGTTAATGGAACGGCGAAGTAAAATTTCAAGCTTGAATTAA
- a CDS encoding DUF1211 domain-containing protein, with protein MVVSLQVPKSFDDLIYTIKRFVAFGICFAFLIWIWYNHYIYFRRYGFTKCGYRHF; from the coding sequence TTGGTCGTTTCTCTGCAAGTTCCAAAATCTTTCGACGATTTAATTTATACTATAAAAAGATTTGTTGCATTCGGCATCTGTTTCGCGTTTCTCATCTGGATTTGGTATAATCATTATATTTATTTCCGTCGCTATGGTTTTACAAAATGCGGTTACCGTCACTTTTAA
- a CDS encoding methyltransferase domain-containing protein, translating to MNIFIPHRHFDPSVPEMIDNQNNDPLILRDDLKNLQVINRLFGGLAAVLSEIKKLLLRMDKHEEISILDLATGSADHPVAIANFLYEKELNFKIVAVDKNPDILEVARQQTKDFPEIHIEEHDILKLPYGSDSFDIVICSLAIHHFTEDEVIIILNHMNLISRVALIVNDLNRTWPGAWTTWLYTHATTRNPMTLHDSYLSVLRGFTKSELGKMAVKAGIEKITIKKRPFFRLLLIGE from the coding sequence ATGAATATCTTTATCCCGCATCGTCATTTTGATCCATCGGTTCCGGAAATGATCGATAATCAGAACAATGACCCCCTTATCTTACGCGATGATTTGAAAAATCTGCAGGTGATCAATCGATTGTTTGGCGGCTTAGCGGCAGTACTGTCGGAGATCAAAAAATTATTGTTGAGAATGGATAAACATGAAGAGATCAGTATTCTCGATTTGGCAACAGGATCTGCAGACCATCCGGTTGCGATTGCTAATTTTCTATATGAAAAAGAGCTAAATTTTAAAATTGTAGCAGTTGATAAGAATCCTGATATTCTTGAAGTAGCCAGACAGCAAACCAAAGATTTTCCGGAAATCCATATTGAAGAACACGATATTTTAAAGCTTCCTTACGGATCAGACAGTTTTGACATCGTGATTTGTTCACTTGCCATTCATCATTTTACAGAAGATGAAGTTATTATCATATTGAATCATATGAATTTAATAAGCAGGGTTGCTTTAATTGTTAACGATTTAAATCGAACCTGGCCTGGCGCCTGGACTACATGGCTTTACACGCATGCAACAACACGAAATCCCATGACTCTTCACGATTCCTATCTTTCGGTCTTGCGCGGATTTACAAAATCTGAACTGGGCAAAATGGCGGTTAAAGCGGGTATTGAAAAGATTACTATTAAAAAACGGCCGTTCTTTCGCCTACTATTAATTGGAGAATAG
- a CDS encoding TIGR00153 family protein has protein sequence MRGFSALFSRSPFAPLQTHMEKVAACIGKLEELFKTYKEENFERISQLAEEISELEHAADLTKNKIRNNLPKGLFLAIDRGDLLQILATQDAIADTAEDIAVLFTLKNLEPLPDLEKELEIFLNKNIEAFHMAHQIIREMDELLASSFGGNEAEKVRRMTDEVSLMEHEADIQQRSLGKKMFNIDDKYPYTSFMLWNSIIRAMASLGNLSENLADRIRMLLDLKK, from the coding sequence ATGAGAGGGTTTTCTGCATTGTTCTCTCGTTCCCCATTTGCCCCATTACAAACGCATATGGAAAAAGTTGCAGCTTGTATTGGTAAATTGGAGGAACTTTTCAAAACCTATAAGGAAGAAAATTTTGAACGAATAAGCCAGCTAGCAGAGGAAATTTCAGAACTGGAGCACGCTGCCGATCTTACTAAAAATAAAATTCGCAATAATTTACCTAAGGGTTTATTTCTTGCAATAGACCGTGGAGATTTACTTCAAATTTTAGCCACACAGGATGCTATTGCTGATACAGCAGAAGATATTGCGGTTCTTTTTACACTTAAAAATCTTGAACCATTACCTGATTTGGAAAAGGAGTTGGAAATTTTCTTGAATAAAAACATAGAAGCATTTCATATGGCTCATCAAATTATTCGTGAGATGGATGAACTCCTGGCGTCTTCTTTTGGCGGTAACGAAGCGGAAAAAGTTCGGCGAATGACAGATGAGGTTTCACTAATGGAGCATGAAGCTGATATACAGCAGCGATCATTAGGAAAAAAAATGTTCAATATAGATGATAAATATCCATATACCAGTTTCATGTTGTGGAATAGCATAATCCGCGCCATGGCATCTTTGGGGAATCTTTCTGAAAATCTGGCAGATAGAATAAGGATGCTGCTTGATCTTAAAAAATAA